One stretch of Prunus persica cultivar Lovell chromosome G1, Prunus_persica_NCBIv2, whole genome shotgun sequence DNA includes these proteins:
- the LOC18792215 gene encoding gamma carbonic anhydrase 1, mitochondrial has product MGTLGRVIYTVGFWIRETGQAVDRLGSRLQGSYYFKEQLSRHRTLMNIFDKAPVVDKDVFVAPSASVIGDVQVGRGSSIWYGCVLRGDVNNIVVGSGTNIQDNSLVHVAKSNLSGKVLPTIIGDNVTVGHSAVIHGCTVEDEAFVGMGATLLDGVVVEKHAMVAAGALVRQNTRIPSGEVWGGNPAKFLRKLTDEEKAFISQSATNYTNLAQVHAAENGKSFDEIEFEKVLRKKFARRDEEYDSMLGVVREIPPELILPDNVLPDKASKDQK; this is encoded by the exons ATGGGGACTTTAGGAAGAGTAATATACACCGTCGGATTCTGGATTAGGGAGACAGGTCAGGCAGTTGATCGCCTCGGCAGCCGCCTTCAAGGCAGCTACTACTTCAAAGAGCAGC TGTCTCGGCATCGGACTTTGATGAACATATTCGATAAAGCTCCTGTGGTTGACAAGGATGTATTTGTGGCCCCAAGTGCCTCTGTCATTGGCGATGTTCAAGTGGGAAGAGGGTCTTCTATTTGGTATGGATGTGTTTTGAGAG GTGATGTGAACAACATCGTTGTTGGATCTGGAACTAACATACAGGACAACTCCCTAGTCCATGTGGCTAAGTCTAATTTAAGTGGGAAGGTGTTACCAACCATTATTGGGGACAATGTTACTGTAG GTCACAGTGCTGTTATACATGGCTGTACTGTTGAGGATGAGGCCTTTGTTGGTATGGGAGCCACACTGCTTGATGgtgttgttgttgagaaacatGCCATGGTCGCTGCTGGAGCCCTGGTGAGACAGAATACAAGGATCCCCAGTGGAGAG GTATGGGGAGGTAATCCAGCAAAATTCCTGAGGAAGCTCACAGATGAGGAAAAAGCCTTCATCTCCCAGTCAGCCACCAATTATACCAACCTTGCACAAGTCCATGCAGCTGAGAATGGGAAGTCCTTTGATGAGATCGAGTTTGAGAAGGTCCTCCGCAAGAAGTTTGCTCGACGGGATGAGGAGTATGACTCAATGCTGGGTGTTGTTCGTGAAATTCCCCCAGAACTTATTCTTCCAGATAATGTATTACCAGATAAAGCATCAAAGGACCAAAAATGA
- the LOC18789343 gene encoding protein RER1B encodes MEGVGADAGSAVAPFAKWRDEFSRTFQYYLDRSTPNPVYRWLGTLAVAAIYVLRVYYVQGFYIVSYGLGIYILNLLIGFLSPKVDPELEALDGASLPTRGSDEFKPFIRRLPEFKFWYSITKAFCVAFLMTFFSIFDVPVFWPILLCYWIVLFVLTMKRQILHMIKYKYIPFSIGKQRYTGKKPATSSGGSD; translated from the exons ATGGAAGGAGTGGGGGCTGATGCTGGCTCTGCTGTGGCGCCGTTTGCCAAGTGGAGAGACGAGTTTTCAAGGACATTTCAGTACTATTTGGACCGTTCGACCCCTAACCCTGTCTACAGGTGGCTGGGGACTCTTGCTGTAGCAGCCATTTATGTGCTCCGAGTTTACTATGTTCAAGGGTTTTACATTGTGTCGTATGGCCTGGGAATCTATATCTTGAATCTATTGATTGGGTTTCTCTCACCAAAGGTTGATCCTGAGCTTGAAGCCTTGGATGGGGCTTCACTGCCAACAAGAGGTTCAGATGAGTTTAAGCCATTCATCCGCCGGCTACCCGAGTTCAAGTTCTG GTATTCCATTACAAAGGCTTTCTGTGTGGCATTTCTGATGACCTTCTTTTCCATATTTGATGTCCCTGTTTTCTGGCCCATTCTCCTCTGTTATTGGattgttctttttgttcttacaaTGAAGCGCCAAATTCTGCACATGATTAAGTACAAATATATACCATTCAGCATCGGGAAGCAG AGGTATACAGGGAAGAAGCCTGCTACAAGTAGTGGTGGTTCAGACTGA